From a region of the Tachyglossus aculeatus isolate mTacAcu1 unplaced genomic scaffold, mTacAcu1.pri scaffold_1_arrow_ctg1, whole genome shotgun sequence genome:
- the DCXR gene encoding LOW QUALITY PROTEIN: L-xylulose reductase (The sequence of the model RefSeq protein was modified relative to this genomic sequence to represent the inferred CDS: deleted 1 base in 1 codon) produces the protein MERSLAGRRALVTGAGKGIGRETVKALCQAGAQVVAVSRTREDLASLAQECPGLETVCVDLGDWEATEKALGGIGPVDLLVNNAAVALLHPFLDVTKEAFDTSFEVNLRSVLQVSQIVARGLVARGAPGAIVNVSSQASRCAVRDHAVYCSTKSALDMLTKVMALELGPHKIRVNTVNPTVVMTAMGRAHWSDPGKAGPFMDRIPLGKFAEVEDVVNSILFLLSDKAAMTTGSGILVDGGFLVG, from the exons ATGGAGCGGAGCTTGGCGGGACGCAGGGCCCTGGTCACCGGGGCCGGAAAAG GCATCGGGCGGGAGACCGTGAAGGCGCTGTGCCAGGCCGGGGCCCAGGTGGTGGCCGTGAGCCGGACCCGGGAGGACCTGGCCAGCCTGGCCCAGGAG TGCCCGGGCCTAGAGACGGTGTGCGTGGATCTGGGCGACTGGGAGGCCACGGAGAAGGCGCTGGGCGGCATCGGCCCCGTGGACCTGCTGGTCAACAACGCCGCCGTGGCCCTGCTGCACCCTTTCCTGGATGTGACCAAGGAGGCCTTCGAcac GTCCTTCGAGGTGAACCTGCGGTCCGTCCTGCAAGTGTCccag ATCGTCGCCCGGGGGCTGGTGGcccgg ggggctcccggggCCATCGTCAACGTCTCCAGCCAGGCGTCCCGCTGCGCCGTGCGGGACCACGCCGTCTACT GCTCCACCAAAAGCGCGCTGGACATGCTGACTAAAGTGATGGCGCTGGAGCTGGGGCCCCACAAG ATCCGGGTGAACACGGTGAACCCCACGGTGGTGATGACGGCCATGGGCCGGGCCCACTGGAGCGACCCCGGCAAGGCGGGGCCCTTTATGGACCGGATCCCCCTGGGCAAGTTTGCCG AGGTGGAGGACGTGGTGAACAGCATCCTGTTCCTGCTGAGCGACAAGGCCGCCATGACCACCGGCTCGGGCATCCTGGTGGACGGGGGCTTCCTGGTGGGTTAG
- the LOC119923544 gene encoding carbonyl reductase [NADPH] 2-like: protein MHISFTGLRALVTGAGKGIGRETAKALREAGAQVVAVSRTQEDMVSLSKECPGMETVCVDLGDWEATEKALGGIGPVDLLVNNAAVLVLQPFLEVTKEAFDTSFDVNLRSVFQVSQIVARGLIERGAPGSIVNVSSKVALCTLPNFATYSSTKGAMETLTRVMAQELGVHKIRVNTVNPTVVLTNMGKKVCPDPRDAAAMKKRIPLKKFAEVEDVVHSILFLLSDKAAMTTGSGILVDGGYLAS, encoded by the exons ATGCACATCAGCTTCActggcctccgggccctggtgacGGGGGCTGGGAAAG GGATCGGGCGGGAGACGGCCAAGGCGCTCCGGGAAGCCGGAGCCCAAGTGGTGGCGGTCAGCAGGACCCAGGAGGACATGGTCAGCCTCTCCAAGGAG TGCCCAGGCATGGAGACGGTGTGCGTGGACCTGGGCGACTGGGAGGCCACGGAGAAGGCGCTGGGCGGCATCGGCCCCGTGGACCTGCTGGTCAACAACGCCGCCGTGCTAGTCCTTCAGCCCTTCCTGGAGGTGACCAAAGAGGCGTTTGATAC GTCCTTCGACGTGAACCTGCGCTCTGTGTTCCAGGTGTCCCAG ATCGTGGCCCGCGGGCTGATCGAGCGCGGAGCCCCCGGCTCCATCGTCAACGTGTCCAGCAAGGTGGCCCTCTGCACCCTCCCAAACTTCGCCACGTACA GCTCCACCAAGGGCGCCATGGAAACGCTGACCAGAGTGATGGCTCAAGAGCTGGGGGTCCACAAG ATCCGGGTGAACACGGTAAACCCCACGGTGGTGCTGACAAACATGGGCAAGAAGGTGTGCCCGGACCCGAGGGATGCCGCCGCCATGAAGAAGCGCATCCCCCTCAAGAAGTTCGCAG AGGTGGAGGACGTGGTGCACAGCATCCTGTTCCTGCTGAGCGACAAGGCCGCCATGACCACCGGCTCGGGCATCCTGGTGGACGGGGGTTACCTGGCATCCTAG